The following are encoded in a window of Urocitellus parryii isolate mUroPar1 chromosome 7, mUroPar1.hap1, whole genome shotgun sequence genomic DNA:
- the Pgap3 gene encoding GPI-specific phospholipase A2-like PGAP3 isoform X2 codes for MAGGAARLVLLAAAAALASGSQGDREPVYRDCVLRCEERNCSGGALRHFRSRQPIYMILAGWTCHDDCKYECMWVTVDMYLQYGHRVPQFHGKWPFSRFLFFQEPASALASFFNGLASLMMLCRYRTSVPASSPMYHTCVAFAWMRQLRHSKAK; via the exons ATGGCCGGCGGCGCGGCGCGGCTGGTGCTACTAGCCGCAGCAGCCGCGCTAGCAAGCGGCTCTCAGGGCGACCGCGAGCCGGTGTACCGCGACTGCGTGCTTCGGTGCGAGGAGCGGAACTGCTCGGGGGGCGCACTGAGGCACTTCCGCTCCCGCCAGCCAATCTacatgattctggcag GTTGGACTTGTCATGACGACTGTAAGTATGAATGTATGTGGGTCACTGTTGACATGTACCTCCAGTATGGTCACAGAGTGCCTCAGTTCCATGGCAAG TGGCCTTTCTCCCGGTTCCTGTTCTTCCAAGAGCCAGCTTCTGCCCTGGCCTCTTTCTTCAATGGCTTGGCCAGTCTGATGATGCTCTGCCGCTACCGCACTTCCGTGCCAGCCTCCTCTCCTATGTACCACACCTGTGTGGCCTTCGCCTGG